The Candidatus Zixiibacteriota bacterium DNA segment AATCGGCCGCTCGCAGCCGCTCGGGCGGCAAACGCCGGAACGACCGGCGACGAGCCAGTACGTTTTCCCAGAGTTCCGATGGAGTTGCGGCGTCGGGATAGCGACACGCCATACCAACAATGGCCAATGATGACTTCAAGCCGCTATCTCCTGAAATGACAGCGCGTGTGCATGCATGGTATACGCAACATATTCAGTAGTATGTTGAAAAAGTCTTTCCGTTATCGTGGCGCACGAGGACGTACACCACGCACAAGTATTTGCTGACAGCAATCTCACGTAGTTGTTTTCTCCTCGGTCATAATTGTCTGCAGCCGCTGGCGCCAGACTTCGTAGGCTGGGGTGGCATCAGTGCCCTCCGGCAAACCTTTCAGCGCTTCGTCGGTGCAGGCTGAGGCTTCACTTGCAGTCAAACCACACAGTTTCATACAGGCGTTATCGGTATGAGCAGCCGGATTTCGAGCCCGCTGGCGGGCTTTGGCGGCGAAGGCAACCCCTTGCCGGATAGGCAGCAGATACTCAGGCGACAAGGCAAGCCATTTCTGAAAATCGTCCGGTCTCGGTTTCCCCGCATAGGCTGCGGCCAGGCCGATGCCACTGAACAGGTCGGAACGGCGTTTTTCGGGGAAAGTGAGCGCGGTCGCCGTGGCTGTCTCCAGATCGGCGCCGCTCACGAACCAGATGGCCCGACCCAAGCCCTGATCAAAAGCGCGCACCGCATAACCGGTCAGTTTGGACTCGGGCTGACGTTGCTCAATATAGCGAGGCCAGTGGAAATAGCCCTGGTGGAAACCGTAACCGTCCATAACCAGCCAGCGATACAAAGGGTCACACCGTTTCAGGAAGGGCTCAACCGCCCTTCCCATCCGCGCCAGGGCCCAGCCTGCTCCGATATGGACCATATAGAGATGCCTCTCCCCCGGGCCACTCAAAAAGGTCTTCACTCGGTTACGATTCCAGGGTGTCAATATATCCATCAGGGCCAGTGCCATCGAGGCGCCTTCATAGGCAAAACCGACCAGTTCGTCGTCGGTTTGGTCAAGTACTTCAGCCAAATCCGCCTGGGAATCCGCCTCCAGACCGGCTGAGTAGCCTCGGATGAAAGTAACGCCCAGTCCTTCCAAATGTGCCACCATCTCAGTCTCAGCAGGAAATCCGCGACGACCGAACTTTGCCTCGCGCTCTGAGATGCCGAATAACCTTCGGCGGAGTTTTCCCGACAATTTCGACACTGGACGATTCACTTCCATAGTAATTTAGTCTGACAATACCGAAAAAGGTTCTCAATCGAACCAAAAAAAAACAAACCGTCTATCCACCGGACCGGTTTCGAGCCTTCCTTGCTAGCCCGAAAAGTGTTGTACTGTTCAAACAGAGCAGCACACCTTCACCCCAGGTATCGGCCGCTCCTTCCTAAACGATTCGACCCGAATAATATAGACCCAAAGCCGTCAATTGTCAAGAAACGAAACGAGTCCATCCGGAGAATATCTATTAAAAAGGTCCATTTCATAAATGATGCTACCGCAAGTAGTTAGCATGTCGCGGATCGGGCCGACGGCGAAAATAAACCGAAAAATGGCTTGCGATAATAGGTCCTATACGCCATATTTGAGAACCGAGAGCGAATATCTCAGACTAATGTCGTATCAGAAGCGAAAACCTTAGAACATAGGTAGGTCCTAATTATGGTGGAGGAGAACCGTTTGTCGAATCGAAATGTCGGTCCCGAGAGCAAGGCTCGGGAATGGAAATCGCCACTGGCAATACTTGTTGCGGGAGCCTTTCTGTTTTTGGCAATTTCAGGCGTGGCCATTTACTTTTTTGGCTTCAGTGTCACCAACCAGTTTATGGTGCTGTTTCACACCGCCTTGGGGTTGGCCTTTGTCCTGCCGTATATTATTTACCAAATCAGACACTATCTGTATTCGCGGCAATTCAATCTGACCGATGTAAAACTGCTCGGTTACACTTCTTTTGCCGCCGTCGCTGTGTGCTCAGTGAGCGGCTTGGTGCTGACCTGGCAACCGATCTTTGGCACTCGTATCTCCTACCTGTGGGATACCATTCACACCGTTTCCGGACTGGTTTCGATCGCCCTGGTGCTGCTTCACGTGGCCCTGTTGGTAGCCCGCTACTCCGCCCGCACGGCTGAAACCAGCCCGGCCCTGAACGCAGGTATCAAGCGGTTTGTCTCCGGCAGCAGTCTGGTGGCAACGGTTTCGATAGTCCTGGTGGTATTGGCGGTATACGCCTATGTGCCGGTACCCTTCGCCAATGAGTTTCCGGAAGATTATGTTATAGAAGAAGGTAAAACGCCATTTCAACCGTCATTGGCTCTGACGGCCAGCGGGGGCGCCTACGATCCCCGAACCATGGCCGACTCCAAAGACTGCGGCGAGTCCGGCTGCCACGAACAAATCTACCAGGAATGGCTGCCGAGCGCGCATCGGTATGCCTCGATGGACGCCGCCTTCCAGGTGGTTCAGAACGTCATGGCCAAAAACAACGGACCGGTATCGACTCGCTACTGCGGCGGCTGTCATGATCCGATCGCGCTGTTTTCCGGCTCCAAGAACCTCTACACCGATGACCTGTCCTCCTACGGCGCCGATGAAGGTGTCTCATGCGTGGCCTGTCACTCCATCGAGAGCACAGATGTCAAGGGAAATGCGAATTATGTCATCACCCAGCCGGAGCGCTATGTATACGAATTCAAAGAGGGCGCTACCGCCAAGTTTCTGCGCAATTTCCTGATCCGGGCCTATCCGCAGCACCATGTCGAGAGCTTCACGCGTGATCTCTACAAGACGCCTGAGTATTGCGGCGCTTGCCACAAGCAGTTTATCGATGAGGAGATCAACAAAGTTGGCTGGGTCCAGCTTCAAAACCAGTATGACAACTGGAAGAACAGCCGCTGGTACCACGAAGGGGACCCGGAGAAAACAGTGGCCTGCCGTGAATGTCACATGCAGCTTTTGGCTTCGACCGATCCGGCCAGAGGAGATGGTTCAGACTACAATCGGGATGAAAACGATGGCAGCCACCGGTCCCACCGTTTCCTTGGAGCCAACCAGTTCATGCCGCTGGTGTTGAAGCTGCCGGGCGCCGAAGAGCATGTGAAGCTGGTCGAGAGTTGGATGCGAGGCGAGACCGACATCCCGGAAATCGCCGATAAATGGGCGCAGGGCCCCGCAATCCCGGTCGAAGTGATCGTCTCGGAGAAGGCCTCACCGGGTGATACTGTCAGCGTTCAGGTTTCGATGTTGAACAACAAGGCCGGACATGATTTCCCCACCGGACCGCTGGATATCATTCAAGCCTGGGTGGAACTTGATGTTACCGACCAGGAAGGCAACGTGATTTTTACGTCGGGCGAGATGGATGATCGCAATTTCCTGAAAGAAGGGACCTTCATTTTCAAAGCTGAAGGAATCGATCAGTACGGTAACCTGATTGACCGCCATAATCTCTGGGAGATGGTCGGCGCCCGATTCAAGCGCGCCCTCTTCCCCGGCTTCTCCGATGTGGCCGAGTATCGATTCATCTGTCCCTCGACCATAAGGGGCGTCGCCAATGAAGGTGACGGCAACCAGACCTTCGAGTTTGAGGTACCGGCCGAATATGACGGTGCCTTGAAAGTCTCGGCCAGTCTGGCCTATCGCAAGGTCGGTCAATTCCTGATGAATTTCCTGTTCACCGAAGAGGCCGGCCTGACCGCCAGTGTGACTCGGTTGTCCGAGGATTCGAAGACCATTTGGGTCCAAAAATAGGTTGCGTAATCGATC contains these protein-coding regions:
- a CDS encoding DUF1702 family protein: MEVNRPVSKLSGKLRRRLFGISEREAKFGRRGFPAETEMVAHLEGLGVTFIRGYSAGLEADSQADLAEVLDQTDDELVGFAYEGASMALALMDILTPWNRNRVKTFLSGPGERHLYMVHIGAGWALARMGRAVEPFLKRCDPLYRWLVMDGYGFHQGYFHWPRYIEQRQPESKLTGYAVRAFDQGLGRAIWFVSGADLETATATALTFPEKRRSDLFSGIGLAAAYAGKPRPDDFQKWLALSPEYLLPIRQGVAFAAKARQRARNPAAHTDNACMKLCGLTASEASACTDEALKGLPEGTDATPAYEVWRQRLQTIMTEEKTTT
- a CDS encoding cytochrome c family protein, which produces MSNRNVGPESKAREWKSPLAILVAGAFLFLAISGVAIYFFGFSVTNQFMVLFHTALGLAFVLPYIIYQIRHYLYSRQFNLTDVKLLGYTSFAAVAVCSVSGLVLTWQPIFGTRISYLWDTIHTVSGLVSIALVLLHVALLVARYSARTAETSPALNAGIKRFVSGSSLVATVSIVLVVLAVYAYVPVPFANEFPEDYVIEEGKTPFQPSLALTASGGAYDPRTMADSKDCGESGCHEQIYQEWLPSAHRYASMDAAFQVVQNVMAKNNGPVSTRYCGGCHDPIALFSGSKNLYTDDLSSYGADEGVSCVACHSIESTDVKGNANYVITQPERYVYEFKEGATAKFLRNFLIRAYPQHHVESFTRDLYKTPEYCGACHKQFIDEEINKVGWVQLQNQYDNWKNSRWYHEGDPEKTVACRECHMQLLASTDPARGDGSDYNRDENDGSHRSHRFLGANQFMPLVLKLPGAEEHVKLVESWMRGETDIPEIADKWAQGPAIPVEVIVSEKASPGDTVSVQVSMLNNKAGHDFPTGPLDIIQAWVELDVTDQEGNVIFTSGEMDDRNFLKEGTFIFKAEGIDQYGNLIDRHNLWEMVGARFKRALFPGFSDVAEYRFICPSTIRGVANEGDGNQTFEFEVPAEYDGALKVSASLAYRKVGQFLMNFLFTEEAGLTASVTRLSEDSKTIWVQK